One window of the Candidatus Acidiferrales bacterium genome contains the following:
- a CDS encoding FtsX-like permease family protein — MLLISIAWRSLWRNRRRSFLVIAAITFAASLTMIKMNVDNGTISEAIGEAARLSTGFIQIQKPGYVDNPTLQKSFVFSPELKRLIDRNFLIKGSSARIQADGLLSYKDHSMGVMIMGISPGSEKTITDFENKISEGHFLASNADQGNGVPEIVLGYRLLQNLKARIGDSVVVLCQGFDGVLGNMFARIAGTYKTGSDEFDRMGAFMTVTDLQPFLSMNYRVNAVAISVGNMDDAPEVTAELNSGLKSSGLVAVPWQILMPQMDQTMKFKHSGDIVFMIILLVVVGFGILNAVLMSVTERFREYGVVLSLGMRQEKLAVTVAVEIFFMIVIGILAGNLVGIGISYYILVHPIVVGGNLAKIYEQYGFNVPVITSTVSAATSILASSTILIISFFSTFYPLWRVLRLEPLKGIRYT, encoded by the coding sequence ATGTTGCTCATCAGCATTGCATGGCGAAGTCTCTGGCGAAACCGCAGGCGATCATTCCTCGTCATCGCGGCAATCACTTTTGCTGCCTCTCTCACTATGATAAAAATGAACGTCGACAACGGAACTATCTCGGAAGCGATAGGAGAAGCCGCCCGGCTCTCCACCGGATTTATACAAATCCAGAAGCCGGGATATGTGGATAATCCCACCTTACAGAAGAGCTTCGTATTTTCCCCGGAATTAAAACGACTGATAGATAGGAACTTTCTCATCAAAGGCAGTTCTGCGCGAATCCAGGCGGATGGACTCTTGAGTTACAAGGACCACTCCATGGGTGTAATGATCATGGGAATCTCACCCGGCTCAGAAAAGACAATAACCGATTTCGAAAACAAAATATCGGAAGGACATTTCCTCGCGTCGAATGCTGATCAAGGCAACGGAGTTCCCGAAATCGTTTTAGGGTACAGGCTGCTTCAAAATCTGAAGGCAAGGATAGGAGATTCTGTGGTGGTGCTCTGCCAGGGATTTGACGGCGTTCTCGGGAATATGTTTGCACGGATTGCCGGCACGTACAAAACCGGATCAGACGAGTTCGACCGAATGGGTGCATTCATGACGGTAACTGATCTGCAGCCTTTTCTTTCAATGAATTACCGGGTAAATGCAGTTGCCATCTCCGTCGGCAACATGGACGATGCGCCCGAAGTTACCGCCGAGCTCAATTCCGGTTTGAAATCTTCGGGCCTCGTGGCAGTCCCGTGGCAGATTCTCATGCCTCAAATGGACCAGACGATGAAATTTAAGCACAGCGGAGACATCGTCTTCATGATCATTCTCCTCGTCGTAGTCGGCTTCGGAATTCTGAACGCGGTTCTGATGTCTGTCACTGAAAGGTTCAGAGAATATGGAGTCGTTCTATCTCTGGGAATGCGGCAGGAGAAATTGGCAGTAACAGTCGCCGTCGAAATATTCTTCATGATTGTAATCGGCATCCTGGCTGGCAACTTGGTCGGGATAGGAATCAGCTACTATATTCTCGTCCACCCGATAGTTGTCGGTGGAAATCTGGCAAAAATCTACGAACAATATGGTTTCAATGTCCCGGTAATTACCTCGACCGTATCGGCGGCAACTTCCATTCTCGCTTCGTCGACAATTCTCATTATTTCATTCTTCTCAACATTTTATCCTTTATGGAGAGTGCTGCGACTCGAGCCGCTCAAAGGAATAAGATACACTTGA
- a CDS encoding outer membrane lipoprotein-sorting protein, translating to MKYASSVVVLAIIAMAGKVYSQDAKQIIQKAEDAIKGKSSSHSIMEMTITTPDYTRTMKMESWSIGDSKALVKILAPAREADNRTLKLGNEIWMYLRATETTIRIPPSMMLQSWNGSDYTYDDMVRGETLTEDYDITIDGTEKVEDIDCWKLQLIPKPDAPVVWGKMFYWVRKKDNLPSLVEYFDEKGKLMRTMVMSDFKTMGGRTVPSVWTMYNSDKSHSTEIKMDEASFDTKIPNGIFSLKELEK from the coding sequence ATGAAGTACGCTTCATCGGTAGTCGTTTTAGCAATCATCGCAATGGCGGGCAAAGTGTACTCGCAAGATGCCAAACAAATTATTCAGAAAGCCGAAGACGCAATAAAGGGTAAATCCTCAAGCCATTCCATAATGGAGATGACGATTACCACTCCGGATTACACAAGGACCATGAAGATGGAGAGCTGGTCAATCGGCGATTCGAAGGCTCTCGTGAAAATACTCGCACCCGCGCGCGAGGCCGACAACCGTACTCTCAAATTGGGGAACGAAATCTGGATGTACCTCAGGGCAACCGAAACTACAATCAGGATTCCTCCGTCCATGATGCTCCAGTCGTGGAACGGCTCGGACTACACTTACGACGATATGGTTCGCGGAGAGACTCTCACGGAAGATTACGATATCACAATAGACGGGACCGAGAAAGTGGAAGATATAGATTGCTGGAAGCTGCAATTGATTCCGAAACCAGATGCCCCCGTAGTATGGGGAAAAATGTTCTACTGGGTAAGAAAAAAAGACAATCTGCCTTCGCTGGTAGAATATTTCGATGAAAAGGGAAAATTGATGCGAACCATGGTGATGAGCGATTTCAAAACCATGGGAGGACGAACGGTGCCTTCAGTCTGGACAATGTACAACTCCGACAAGAGCCACTCGACTGAAATCAAGATGGACGAAGCCTCCTTCGACACGAAGATCCCCAACGGCATCTTCTCATTAAAAGAGCTGGAGAAATAG
- a CDS encoding TetR/AcrR family transcriptional regulator — protein MTRKASLENIAKRKEQIVRAAISAIARTGLKETSMDDIVRESGLSKGAIYWYYKSKDEIISELIEEFFNPEEINRMEKLLARGTAVERMDRFIEYMIEEMKKMQRFRPVIQELFVIASRDQKIKKMMRRDFRAGVILLQNIIEDGIHKREFRRVDPSIVTITIYQIIEGAALFWTLGIEMDFEKQVRGGIKLIMDGIKTHK, from the coding sequence ATGACGAGAAAGGCAAGCTTAGAAAATATCGCCAAGAGAAAAGAGCAGATCGTGAGGGCCGCCATCTCGGCGATCGCTCGAACCGGCCTCAAGGAAACGAGCATGGACGATATAGTCCGCGAATCGGGATTAAGTAAAGGAGCGATCTACTGGTATTACAAAAGCAAAGATGAAATAATATCGGAGTTGATTGAGGAATTTTTTAATCCAGAGGAAATCAACAGAATGGAGAAGTTGCTGGCACGAGGTACAGCAGTAGAGCGGATGGATAGATTTATTGAGTATATGATTGAAGAGATGAAGAAAATGCAACGATTCAGACCGGTTATTCAAGAATTGTTCGTCATTGCATCTAGAGATCAAAAAATCAAGAAGATGATGAGGCGGGATTTCCGTGCGGGTGTGATTCTTTTGCAGAATATAATCGAGGACGGAATTCACAAGCGAGAGTTCCGTCGCGTCGATCCGAGCATAGTCACCATCACAATATATCAAATCATCGAAGGGGCGGCACTTTTCTGGACACTCGGGATAGAAATGGATTTCGAAAAACAGGTCCGCGGAGGAATCAAATTGATAATGGATGGAATCAAGACTCATAAATAA
- a CDS encoding ABC transporter ATP-binding protein, which translates to MPETILATYGLSKKFGDRWAVKDINLEVHSGDVFGFLGPNGAGKSTTIRMILTLLSPTAGNVKIFGKEVKENRRFVLSKVCGIVEKPDFYLYLSAHKNLEVLGSLTHRVTRDEIFNALEIVGLRTRAFDKVKSFSHGMKQRLGIAQAILTKPDLIILDEPTSGLDPQGMKEVRELVMKLSREHGTTIFLSSHLLTEVEAVANRMAVLNHGELIAQGDVSDLLNGDSSYYSLEASPQDKAVALLKKTDWVEIISVANGIDIHVESRRAAELNRLLVMNGIDVSSFAAKRTLEDYFLKITEGASEV; encoded by the coding sequence ATGCCGGAAACTATCTTAGCGACATATGGACTCAGTAAGAAATTCGGTGACCGCTGGGCCGTGAAGGATATAAACCTTGAGGTACATTCCGGGGACGTATTCGGGTTCCTCGGGCCGAACGGCGCAGGCAAGAGTACGACGATCAGGATGATCCTCACTCTCCTCTCGCCCACTGCCGGGAACGTAAAAATTTTCGGAAAGGAGGTCAAAGAAAACCGAAGGTTCGTCCTCTCCAAAGTGTGCGGCATTGTCGAGAAACCCGACTTTTATCTTTACCTTTCGGCTCACAAGAACCTCGAAGTCCTCGGCTCGCTCACGCACAGAGTAACAAGAGACGAAATCTTCAATGCGTTGGAAATAGTCGGATTGAGGACGAGAGCATTCGACAAGGTCAAGAGCTTCTCACACGGGATGAAGCAACGTCTTGGAATTGCTCAGGCTATTTTAACAAAACCCGATCTCATTATCCTGGACGAACCCACTTCCGGCCTCGATCCGCAGGGAATGAAGGAGGTACGCGAGCTTGTCATGAAGCTTTCCAGAGAGCATGGTACCACGATTTTTCTCTCATCCCATCTGCTTACCGAAGTTGAAGCAGTGGCAAACAGAATGGCAGTGCTCAATCACGGCGAACTTATAGCTCAAGGAGACGTATCCGATCTCTTGAACGGAGATTCATCCTACTATTCTCTGGAGGCGTCTCCGCAGGACAAGGCGGTCGCGCTATTGAAGAAAACTGACTGGGTCGAAATAATCTCGGTCGCAAATGGAATTGACATCCATGTGGAATCACGAAGGGCCGCTGAGCTGAATAGACTCCTTGTCATGAATGGAATTGATGTTTCATCCTTCGCGGCGAAACGGACACTCGAGGATTACTTCTTGAAAATCACGGAAGGAGCGTCGGAGGTATGA
- a CDS encoding ABC transporter permease subunit — MRLFALEAQKTFRRWRTYIGFAAVAGAVILLEIIIKMNEATMAKGFAGNLNTDFLVSGNILNVWTITTFVMNSLYIHVPFLITLVAGDMVSSEGMSGTIRFLLIRPPSRARIIFSKYIMMLFYTAALIVFLAVLCIGIGLAFFGSGDVIHVQPGIPHIVILPEHIAASRTLLAFLAAILSMSVVGSLAFLFSTLVDNSIGPIIGSMAVVIIFLIVGNLPFESLEAVRPYLFTTYMNIWQLFLDDPINWGEVGKYSLALLGHDALFFAVSYFVFLRKDIKS; from the coding sequence ATGAGACTATTCGCCCTTGAAGCGCAGAAAACTTTCCGGCGCTGGAGAACCTACATCGGCTTTGCTGCAGTTGCAGGTGCGGTGATTCTCCTCGAAATCATCATAAAGATGAACGAAGCCACCATGGCGAAAGGTTTTGCAGGAAATCTAAATACGGATTTTCTCGTTTCGGGAAATATTTTAAATGTATGGACCATAACCACTTTCGTGATGAATTCTTTATACATTCACGTCCCGTTCCTGATCACTCTTGTCGCAGGCGACATGGTTTCCTCTGAAGGCATGTCTGGAACCATCAGGTTTCTTCTGATCAGACCTCCTTCTCGTGCAAGAATTATTTTTTCCAAATACATCATGATGCTTTTTTACACTGCAGCCTTGATAGTTTTCCTTGCCGTGCTTTGTATCGGAATCGGGCTCGCATTTTTCGGGAGCGGAGATGTGATTCACGTTCAGCCGGGAATTCCGCACATTGTCATATTACCGGAGCATATCGCCGCCTCGAGGACTCTTCTCGCCTTCCTCGCGGCAATTCTCTCGATGTCGGTAGTCGGGTCGCTCGCGTTCTTGTTCTCGACGCTTGTCGATAATTCAATCGGCCCGATCATCGGGTCGATGGCCGTCGTGATAATTTTCTTGATCGTTGGAAATCTACCGTTCGAATCACTTGAGGCCGTTCGGCCGTATTTGTTCACAACCTATATGAATATCTGGCAGCTATTTCTTGACGATCCTATTAATTGGGGTGAGGTAGGCAAATATTCGCTTGCGCTTCTCGGGCATGACGCGTTGTTCTTTGCTGTTTCATATTTCGTATTTTTGAGAAAGGATATAAAAAGTTGA
- a CDS encoding nuclear transport factor 2 family protein encodes MRRSNLFLSIAIFVTALHISACSASKSAADAVRLKGALQRYQDLILHMDNDGIADLFAEQGELDNPGESPIQGRESIRKFLKSFTEYKVVEESLDADSTAVAGASATQIVRYHQKVTVPSGKTVEVSGRMKINWIEKGGRWLILREESLPKN; translated from the coding sequence ATGAGGCGTTCAAATTTATTCCTCTCTATCGCCATTTTCGTCACGGCGCTTCATATCAGTGCTTGTTCGGCTTCAAAGAGCGCAGCCGATGCAGTGAGATTGAAGGGGGCCCTGCAGCGTTACCAGGATCTGATTCTCCACATGGACAATGACGGAATCGCAGACCTGTTTGCCGAGCAAGGTGAGCTGGACAATCCGGGAGAGTCGCCGATTCAAGGTCGCGAGTCGATTCGAAAATTCCTGAAGTCTTTCACCGAATACAAAGTCGTTGAGGAATCTTTGGATGCCGATTCTACCGCGGTCGCGGGTGCTAGTGCTACACAAATAGTGCGCTATCATCAGAAGGTCACGGTCCCGAGCGGCAAGACGGTGGAAGTCTCGGGACGCATGAAGATCAATTGGATTGAAAAGGGCGGCAGGTGGCTCATTCTGCGCGAGGAATCCTTGCCGAAAAACTGA
- a CDS encoding DUF1272 domain-containing protein, producing the protein MLQLRPNCECCDKDLPPESTEARICSFECTFCVRCAETILSNVCPNCGGELVVRPRRPADQLIMYPASLDRVYKPGSCIE; encoded by the coding sequence ATGCTGCAACTGCGTCCGAATTGTGAGTGCTGCGATAAAGATTTGCCGCCTGAATCTACCGAGGCGAGGATTTGTTCGTTCGAGTGCACCTTCTGCGTCAGGTGTGCCGAAACGATACTGAGCAATGTGTGTCCTAATTGCGGAGGTGAACTCGTCGTTCGACCGCGTCGTCCTGCGGATCAACTGATCATGTATCCCGCTTCTCTTGATAGAGTTTACAAACCGGGAAGCTGTATAGAGTAG
- the mutS gene encoding DNA mismatch repair protein MutS → MSKTVSITPLMSQYRKVKDRYPDAIVLFRMGDFYETFEEDAKIASSVLSITLTRRANGAAAEVPLAGFPHHAINQYLPKLVKAGYRVAVCEQLEDPKLAKGIVKRDIVDVVTPGVNFSAESSKVNNYFAAVVSDEREFGMAFCDATTGEFNFAQAGLDELETYLARVEPLEIVLPRNTSEKIEPTINATLKKSIVTRRDDYIFNFDYTYDKLVHHFNVQNLKGFGAESKILAIQAAGAALDYLAETQNGNLAHIVGMSEFSLSGFLEINRTSRKHLEIVDGASDENRTLLSVLDSTQTPMGARLLRRILLQPLKDIEQIDSRLDAVEELIKETETRGELVKSLSGFGDLERLVARISTKRASPRELGALRTMLKRLPEIKSMIHDLARDLNRGLWHEMEDGIDLEASLLKRLDDSLADDLPAQVVDGGVIKKGFNTELDELRGLAFNAKDWIARMQSTERQRTGIQSLKVDYNSVFGYYIEITRSNLSRVPPDYIRKQTLVNAERFITQELKEYEEKVLHAEEKIQKLEAQLFEELRSEVALQSPSLLATSRVLALADALISFANAAVANSYVRPVIDESFDIEIEAGRHPVVEKVLPSSESFVPNDLRLTEGKEQIALITGPNMAGKSVFVRQVALIVLMAQAGSFVPAKRTRIGIVDKIFTRVGASDNISAGESTFMIEMQEAANILNNATPRSLILLDEIGRGTSTFDGVSIAWSIVEYLHQNPARNARTLFATHYHELNELSDLYPRVKNFKADVREYGGKVIFLHRVVEGSADHSYGIHVAEMAGLPRSVTSRAKEILTNLESFELSATETASGSQSKLDSLRTQKMPRPHRVISKNKEGDLQIDMFQLGDEELRDKIKSVDVNNLTPVEALNKIAEIKKIIEREK, encoded by the coding sequence GTGAGTAAGACCGTTTCGATCACGCCTCTAATGTCACAATATCGAAAAGTGAAGGATCGCTATCCTGATGCGATCGTCCTTTTCAGGATGGGTGATTTTTATGAGACCTTCGAAGAGGACGCGAAGATCGCGAGTTCGGTTCTCTCGATTACTCTGACGAGACGTGCAAACGGCGCGGCAGCGGAAGTCCCGCTTGCAGGTTTTCCTCACCATGCGATAAACCAGTATCTCCCTAAACTTGTGAAAGCCGGATATCGCGTCGCGGTCTGTGAGCAGCTCGAGGATCCGAAACTCGCCAAAGGAATTGTCAAGCGCGACATAGTTGATGTGGTCACGCCTGGTGTAAATTTTTCTGCCGAGTCGTCAAAAGTGAATAACTATTTTGCAGCTGTGGTCTCAGATGAACGGGAGTTCGGGATGGCTTTCTGTGACGCGACAACGGGAGAGTTTAACTTCGCGCAAGCCGGTCTCGATGAATTGGAGACATATCTCGCGAGAGTGGAGCCGCTCGAAATCGTTTTGCCGCGCAATACTTCGGAGAAGATCGAGCCGACAATCAACGCCACTTTAAAGAAATCGATCGTGACCCGCCGGGACGATTATATTTTTAATTTCGATTATACCTATGATAAACTGGTACACCACTTTAATGTTCAGAATCTGAAGGGGTTTGGAGCAGAATCAAAAATCCTCGCGATCCAGGCTGCGGGGGCTGCCCTCGATTACCTGGCGGAGACTCAAAACGGCAATCTTGCCCACATTGTGGGGATGTCTGAATTCAGCCTTTCCGGTTTTCTGGAAATCAATAGGACAAGCCGCAAGCATCTCGAAATTGTTGACGGCGCCTCCGACGAGAATAGAACGCTTCTTTCCGTACTGGATTCTACGCAAACGCCTATGGGCGCGAGGCTCCTCAGAAGAATTTTGCTCCAGCCCCTGAAAGACATCGAGCAAATTGATTCGCGGCTTGATGCGGTCGAAGAGTTGATCAAAGAAACGGAGACCCGCGGCGAGTTGGTCAAATCTTTGTCGGGCTTTGGAGATCTCGAGAGATTAGTGGCGAGGATTTCGACTAAACGGGCCTCCCCTCGCGAACTTGGCGCACTGCGCACCATGTTGAAGAGACTTCCGGAAATAAAGTCGATGATCCATGACCTGGCCCGCGATCTAAATCGTGGACTCTGGCATGAGATGGAGGATGGGATCGATCTCGAAGCATCATTGTTAAAACGGCTCGACGATTCGCTTGCGGATGATCTTCCGGCCCAAGTCGTCGACGGCGGCGTAATCAAAAAGGGTTTCAACACAGAGCTGGATGAGCTTCGAGGCCTTGCTTTTAATGCTAAGGATTGGATCGCACGTATGCAATCAACGGAAAGACAGCGAACCGGCATCCAGTCTCTGAAAGTAGATTATAACTCCGTATTCGGATATTATATTGAGATTACAAGATCAAATCTCTCGCGAGTCCCTCCTGATTATATTCGCAAGCAAACGCTTGTAAATGCGGAGCGATTTATTACGCAGGAGCTAAAAGAGTATGAAGAAAAAGTTCTTCATGCCGAGGAAAAAATCCAAAAGCTGGAGGCGCAGCTATTCGAGGAGTTGAGAAGCGAGGTCGCTTTGCAGTCGCCGTCGCTTCTGGCAACATCGAGGGTTCTCGCTCTCGCTGACGCTCTAATTTCATTTGCGAATGCAGCGGTTGCAAATAGCTACGTGCGTCCCGTAATTGATGAGTCGTTCGATATCGAGATCGAAGCCGGAAGACACCCGGTGGTGGAAAAAGTCTTGCCGAGCAGTGAAAGTTTCGTCCCGAACGACCTGCGTTTGACTGAAGGAAAGGAGCAGATCGCGCTCATTACGGGACCGAACATGGCGGGGAAATCTGTCTTCGTCAGACAAGTTGCCCTCATAGTCTTGATGGCACAGGCCGGTTCTTTCGTACCTGCAAAACGTACACGGATCGGAATTGTGGACAAAATTTTTACCCGCGTCGGCGCCTCGGATAACATCAGCGCAGGCGAGAGTACTTTCATGATCGAGATGCAGGAGGCGGCGAATATTCTGAATAATGCAACTCCGAGAAGTTTAATCCTCCTGGACGAAATCGGGAGAGGGACAAGCACCTTCGATGGCGTCTCGATAGCATGGTCAATCGTCGAATACCTACATCAGAACCCCGCGCGGAATGCCCGAACTCTGTTCGCCACACATTATCACGAGCTCAACGAGCTCTCCGATCTTTATCCGCGTGTAAAAAATTTCAAGGCGGACGTGCGTGAATACGGCGGTAAAGTAATCTTTCTCCACAGAGTCGTTGAAGGAAGCGCAGATCACAGTTACGGAATTCATGTCGCTGAGATGGCGGGCCTACCGAGGAGCGTGACATCGCGCGCAAAAGAAATCTTGACAAACTTAGAATCGTTCGAGCTTTCTGCGACGGAGACTGCTTCAGGGTCTCAATCCAAGTTGGACTCGCTTCGCACTCAGAAGATGCCGAGACCGCACAGGGTTATATCGAAAAACAAGGAAGGCGATTTGCAGATCGATATGTTCCAGCTCGGCGATGAGGAACTTCGTGATAAGATAAAGAGCGTTGACGTGAACAACCTCACTCCGGTTGAAGCTCTCAACAAAATTGCCGAAATTAAGAAAATAATTGAAAGGGAAAAGTAA